A stretch of Ipomoea triloba cultivar NCNSP0323 chromosome 13, ASM357664v1 DNA encodes these proteins:
- the LOC116001420 gene encoding gibberellin 20 oxidase 2-like, which yields MDSQTRPSTSPQHQNNLSIPKQFVWPDEHLARAHEELNEPAIDLGSYFGADPKAARNAIRLVRAACLSHGFFQVLNHGVDVELIRAAQDCAVAFFKLPGDEKMKGEKKRGGMWGYSNAHAERFPSRLPWKETLTFGFHERCGDAPLTVEFFKSSFGQSYEHVGLVFQKYCEAMKKLSIVIIEILGKSLGIDPSYYKGYFEEGCSSIMRCNFYPSCQDPALTLGTGPHCDPNSITILHQDQVGGLQVFVDNKWKFVRPRNGAFVVNIGDTFQVLSNGIYKSCVHRAVVNKEHDRLSLAFFLCPTEDKSIRAPSDLISKEQPRMYPEFTWSDLLHFTQHHYRADDATLQNFCNWFLSSNNSP from the exons ATGGATTCACAAACACGCCCATCCACTTCCCCCCAACACCAAAACAACCTTAGCATCCCCAAACAGTTTGTCTGGCCGGATGAACATTTAGCACGCGCCCACGAAGAGCTAAACGAGCCGGCGATCGACCTCGGAAGCTATTTCGGCGCCGATCCCAAGGCGGCTAGAAACGCCATCCGGCTTGTTCGGGCGGCGTGCTTGAGCCACGGGTTTTTCCAAGTGCTCAACCATGGGGTTGATGTTGAGCTGATTAGAGCGGCGCAGGATTGCGCCGTGGCGTTCTTTAAGCTGCCGGGTGATGAGAAAATGAAGGGGGAGAAGAAACGTGGTGGAATGTGGGGTTACTCGAATGCCCATGCCGAGCGTTTCCCGTCGAGGTTGCCGTGGAAAGAGACGTTAACGTTTGGGTTCCATGAAAGATGTGGTGATGCTCCTCTTACTGTTGAGTTCTTCAAATCTTCGTTTGGACAAAGTTATGAGCATGTTGG ATTGGTGTTCCAAAAATACTGTGAGGCAATGAAGAAGTTGTCTATTGTAATAATAGAGATACTAGGAAAGAGCCTAGGGATTGATCCCTCATACTACAAGGGCTACTTTGAAGAGGGATGCTCCTCCATTATGAGATGCAACTTCTACCCAAGCTGCCAAGACCCAGCCCTAACCCTAGGCACAGGACCCCATTGCGACCCTAACTCCATCACAATCCTTCATCAAGACCAGGTTGGAGGTCTACAAGTGTTTGTAGACAACAAATGGAAGTTTGTTAGACCTAGAAATGGTGCATTCGTCGTTAATATTGGTGACACCttccag GTTTTATCAAACGGAATATACAAGAGCTGCGTGCACCGTGCAGTGGTGAACAAAGAGCATGACCGTCTGTCCTTGGCTTTCTTCTTGTGCCCCACAGAAGACAAGTCAATAAGAGCACCTTCAGATCTTATCAGCAAAGAGCAGCCTAGAATGTACCCAGAATTCACATGGTCAGATCTTCTCCATTTCACTCAACACCATTACAGAGCTGATGATGCTACCCTCCAAAACTTCTGCAACTGGTTCCTATCTTCCAATAATTCTCCATga
- the LOC116002398 gene encoding uncharacterized protein LOC116002398, whose amino-acid sequence MQKLISRNPLGPPAALSVSSLPLSFPHDFLSLGFYRNRLTPFSPKPKPPTSPMPSMATLHRLRHSPLPYSSAGSPLSGAGSKVVPKTVTSLRGSCRICRCSLESVAPVRAWVVLKQENARGAHAAWFATVAAGDSDTVVPAPEGEAEDASHMSGDENSKDLKERQAIRSHRRQRNGSSGAGTLPGSPDLLTIPGVGPRNFKKLVEKGFEGVAQLKQLYRDKFYGTSSGKMVEFLQSSVGIIHKNHAESITTFIKKSVDDELKEDLDSDVKGRQKKRITFCVEGNISVGKTTFLQRIANETLELQDLVEIVPEPIDKWQDVGPDHFNILDAFYAEPQRYAYTFQNYVFVTRLMQERESSRGIKPLRLMERSVFSDRMVFVRAVHEANWMNEMEISIYDSWFDPVVSTLPGLIPDGFIYLRASPDTCHKRMMLRKRAEEGGVSLEYLRDLHEKHESWLFPFESGNHGILSVSQLPQSFDNSLPSEIRDRVFYLEGNHMHPSIQKVPALVLDCEPNIDFNKDIDAKRQYARQVAEFFEFVKKKKEVNAPGAGEDSTKSNQPEVLLPERPGLWVPEGKFSESGLKSLDFRRTMSFMSH is encoded by the exons ATGCAGAAGCTGATAAGCAGAAATCCACTTGGTCCCCCGGCAGCCTTATCCGTTagctctctccctctctctttccCCCacgactttctctctctagggttTTACAGGAACCGCCTAACCCCCTTTTCCCCTAAACCCAAACCCCCTACTTCTCCAATGCCTTCAATGGCTACTCTCCACCGTCTGCGCCACTCTCCCCTTCCTTATTCCTCCGCCGGAAGTCCTCTCTCCGGCGCCGGCTCCAAAGTAGTGCCCAAAACCGTCACTTCCCTGCGCGGTAGTTGCCGTATTTGCCGGTGTTCTCTCGAGAGCGTGGCCCCCGTGAGGGCGTGGGTCGTTCTCAAGCAGGAGAATGCGCGGGGGGCCCATGCCGCGTGGTTCGCGACGGTTGCGGCGGGGGATTCGGACACTGTTGTGCCGGCGCCGGAAGGTGAGGCGGAGGACGCGAGTCACATGAGTGGTGATGAGAACAGTAAGGATTTGAAAGAGCGGCAGGCGATTAGGTCTCACCGTAGGCAGAGGAATGGGAGCTCCGGCGCCGGGACATTACCTGGGAGTCCAGATTTGCTGACAATACCCGGTGTCGGGCCGAGAAATTTCAAGAAGCTAGTGGAGAAGGGCTTTGAAGGTGTTGCCCAGCTTAAGCAGCTATACAGGGATAAG TTCTATGGGACGTCTAGTGGGAAGATGGTTGAGTTTTTACAGAGTTCGGTTGGTATCATCCACAAAAACCACGCTGAGAGCATTACCACTTTCATCAAGAAAAGTGTGGACGATGAGTTAAAGGAGGACCTTGATTCTGATGTAAAGGGGAGACAAAAGAAACGAATTACGTTCTGTGTTGAGGGAAATATAAGTGTTGGCAAAACAACTTTTCTGCAGAGAATAGCTAATGAAACGCTTGAGCTACAAGACCTTGTTGAGATAGTTCCTGAACCTATTGACAAGTGGCAGGATGTTGGGCCAGATCACTTTAACATATTGGACGCATTCTATGCTGAGCCACAAAGATATGCCTATACCTTTCAAAACTATGTCTTTGTTACAAGATTAATGCAGGAGAGAGAATCATCTCGTGGTATCAAGCCTCTCAGGTTGATGGAGAGGAGTGTTTTCAGTGACAGGATG GTCTTTGTAAGGGCTGTTCATGAAGCGAACTGGATGAACGAGATGGAGATCAGCATCTACGACTCATGGTTTGACCCTGTTGTCTCAACTTTGCCTGGGCTAATCCCTGATGGTTTTATCTACCTGAGAGCAAGCCCTGATACTTGCCACAAGAGAATGATGCTGCGAAAGAGAGCCGAGGAAGGTGGAGTCTCCCTCGAGTATTTGCGAGACTTGCATGAAAAGCATGAGAGCTGGCTTTTCCCATTCGAAAGTGGAAATCATGGGATATTATCAGTCAGTCAACTGCCACAGAGCTTTGACAATTCCTTACCTTCAGAGATTAGGGATCGAGTTTTTTATTTGGAGGGTAATCATATGCATCCAAGTATTCAAAAG GTTCCTGCTTTGGTCCTTGACTGTGAGCCCAACATTGACTTCAATAAAGATATTGATGCAAAGAGACA GTACGCTCGCCAGGTTGCTGAATTCTTTGAATTcgtgaagaaaaagaaagaagttaATGCTCCTGGAGCTGGTGAAGATTCAACGAAGAGTAATCAACCCGAGGTGCTGCTGCCTGAGAGACCAGGATTGTGGGTACCTGAGGGCAAATTCTCGGAGTCAGGCCTAAAATCTTTGGATTTTAGACGAACAATGTCATTTATGTCCCACTAG
- the LOC116002400 gene encoding uncharacterized protein LOC116002400 encodes MALNNGLRSCASKLLTSTESLLPMSVSRGIHSTGMKRMGGGHAHGHDEPFYLHAKHMYNLDRMKHQKLKMTLGVLSAFSIGVAVPVWAVIFQQKKTASA; translated from the exons ATGGCTCTGAACAACGGTCTCAGGTCGTGCGCTTCCAAGCTCCTCACCTCCACCGAATCACTGCTTCCCATGTCTG TGAGCCGAGGAATCCACTCCACCGGCATGAAAAGAATGGGAGGAGGACATGCTCATGGCCATGACGAGCCATTCTACTTGCATGCAAAGCACATGTACAACTTGGATAGGATGAAGCATCAGAAGCTGAAGATGACACTCGGTGTGCTATCTGCATTCAGCATTGGTGTTGCAGTTCCCGTTTGGGCTGTCATCTTCCAGCAAAAGAAGACCGCTTCAGCGTAG
- the LOC116002399 gene encoding probable alkaline/neutral invertase D, translating to MNMDGHVTKEFGLKNVSSSCSISEMDYDLSKLLDKPRLNIERQRSFDERSLSEMSVGLARGLDNYETAYSPSRSGLDTPVSSTRNSFEPHPMVAEAWDALRRSLVYFRDQPVGTIAANEHGSEEVLNYDQVFVRDFVPSALAFLMNGEPDIVKNFLLKTLLLQGWEKKVDRFKLGEGVMPASFKVLHDPVRKTDTIIADFGENAIGRVAPVDSGFWWIILLRAYTKSTGDTTLAERPECQKGMRLILSLCLSEGFDTFPTLLCADGCSMIDRRMGVYGYPIEIQALFFMALRCALAMLKPDAEGKEFIERIVKRLHALSYHMRSYFWLDFQQLNDIYRFKTEEYSHTAVNKFNVIPDSIPDWVFDFMPTRGGYFVGNVSPARVDFRWFALGNCVAILASLATPEQASAIMDLIEARWEELVGEMPLKISYPALENHEWRIVTGCDPKNTRWSYHNGGSWPVLLWLVTAACIKTGRPQIAKRAIDLAESRLLKDGWPEYYDGKLGRYIGKQARKQQTWSIAGYLVAKMMLEDPSHLGMISLEEDRQMKPIIKRSSSWTC from the exons ATGAATATGGACGGTCATGTTACTAAAGAGTTTGGACTGAAGAATGTCAGCTCCAGTTGCTCCATCTCGGAGATGGACTATGATCTCTCGAAGCTTCTTGACAAGCCAAGGCTGAACATAGAGAGGCAGAGATCCTTTGACGAGAGGTCACTGAGTGAAATGTCCGTTGGCCTAGCCCGAGGTTTGGATAATTATGAAACTGCTTACTCGCCCAGCAGGTCTGGGTTGGATACCCCGGTTTCTTCCACCCGCAACTCTTTTGAACCCCATCCAATGGTTGCCGAGGCATGGGATGCTCTGCGCCGGTCTTTGGTATATTTTAGAGACCAACCTGTGGGTACAATCGCTGCAAATGAGCACGGTTCTGAAGAGGTCCTAAATTATGATCAG GTTTTTGTTCGTGATTTTGTACCTAGTGCTCTGGCCTTCCTAATGAATGGTGAGCCTGATATCGTTAAGAATTTCCTGCTCAAGACACTTCTGCTTCAAGGTTGGGAAAAGAAAGTGGACAGATTCAAGCTTGGCGAAGGGGTTATGCCAGCCAGTTTCAAAGTTCTTCACGATCCAGTTCGTAAGACTGATACAATCATTGCGGACTTTGGCGAGAATGCAATTGGAAGAGTCGCTCCAGTGGACTCGGGATTTTGGTGGATAATTCTTCTGCGTGCATATACAAAATCTACTGGAGACACAACTCTCGCTGAAAGACCGGAGTGCCAAAAGGGAATGAGGCTTATTTTGAGTTTGTGTTTGTCAGAAGGGTTCGATACATTTCCTACTTTGCTGTGTGCTGATGGATGCTCGATGATCGATAGAAGAATG GGAGTTTATGGTTATCCGATTGAAATTCAAGCGCTCTTCTTCATGGCACTGAGATGTGCTTTGGCAATGTTAAAGCCCGACGCAGAAGGAAAAGAATTTATCGAGCGAATAGTAAAACGTCTACATGCCTTGAGTTACCATATGAGGAGTTATTTCTGGCTCGACTTCCAGCAATTAAATGACATATACCGTTTTAAAACTGAAGAGTATTCTCATACTGCAGTAAATAAGTTCAATGTCATTCCAGATTCAATCCCGGATTGGGTATTTGATTTTATGCCTACGCGTGGGGGTTACTTTGTTGGCAATGTTAGTCCCGCGAGGGTGGATTTTAGATGGTTTGCGTTAGGTAACTGTGTTGCCATTTTGGCATCTCTTGCCACTCCCGAGCAAGCCTCTGCGATCATGGATCTTATTGAAGCACGCTGGGAGGAGCTCGTAGGGGAAATGCCTCTAAAAATATCGTACCCCGCGCTCGAGAATCATGAATGGAGAATCGTGACTGGCTGTGATCCCAAAAATACTAGATGGAGTTACCATAACGGAGGCTCTTGGCCAG TTCTCTTGTGGCTGGTGACTGCTGCCTGCATCAAGACAGGGCGGCCACAGATTGCAAAACGAGCGATTGATCTAGCTGAGAGCCGCTTGCTGAAGGACGGGTGGCCAGAATACTACGATGGAAAGCTCGGAAGATATATCGGGAAACAGGCTAGGAAGCAGCAGACATGGTCCATCGCTGGATACCTGGTGGCAAAGATGATGCTCGAGGATCCTTCGCACCTCGGGATGATTTCTTTGGAAGAGGACAGGCAAATGAAGCCGATAATAAAGAGATCGTCGTCGTGGACATGCTGA